In Rutidosis leptorrhynchoides isolate AG116_Rl617_1_P2 chromosome 6, CSIRO_AGI_Rlap_v1, whole genome shotgun sequence, the DNA window TCTCTTAGAAGCTGTATTTGGATATGAAACGACTGCTTATTTTCTAAGAGCGGATTATTTTAACACATTCGGTTTCTTCCTTTCCATGTAttagatgaaatcaagtagcaacgCATATACATTCAAAACGTAGTTGTAGAGATTAACAAAACCCGGGATAAAAATGAAATCACATGTAATTCAAACTCTCAATCGATTGGCAAATCAGTTATGCATTATACACCCTATTATTATACGAGTCTAACGAATTCTTTTCAAGGTTGAACAAAAAGCTAAGTGTTGTTGGTAATTTTAGTGTCATATAATAGTCATTTTAGGTGATTGTGATTTACAAGAAAGTATGGGTAATCAAGTTATACTTATTAACGGGTTAGGGGAGCATGAATTATCAAGTTATACTTATCAATAGCTTAGGTACCCCAAAACGAAGGGTTGTACCCTTTCGTTTTCAACCGAATGTACTATTTTCTTTTCCAGAAAAAACAAATATGCTTTCACAAGAAGAACAGATACAGAAAAATAAACACGTTCTCACTAATACTATAATTTGATTTCTCCTCACCTAGAATCAAATTGCAATCTTGTCTTATCCTAATTAAAATTTCGTGAACCCTAGGCTTGTAAATGTCGAAATACTTAATTAAAAAAGTGTTTCACCATTTAAGAATCAATCACATTATCAATTTCATACTCATTTTATAACTAACTGTTGGGTTATTTTTTATTATGTTGAAAGGCCTAGTAAATAGACGAATAGTAAGCCAACTAACGGATCAAGTAAAACTTAGAGTTCAAGCTAAACTTGATGATCAAGTAAAACTTGGGGACAAAGTAAAATAACTAGTCCAAGACTTTCGCTGTTACTGAAGGCTATAAAACTCCCTTGCCACTTCACGATACAAACACACTTCGATTTACAAATTACAGTTTTCTTGTTCTCAAAATCGTTCAGTCGTCTATTTTGCGAGGTTTCAAAGCCATCTTTCAAATCATGTCACCTGTTGTCCGTGGTCTTTTTTACGACGATTTTTATTTTCCGTTTGATTTTAAAAACCGAAGCAACAACCTTCGCCCCTTTCGTAGTCCACATGGCAGTAGAATCGTTCAATCTTGTAACGGATTACTCCTTTGCTGCAGCGAAACAGGAAGCGAACAACAACGTACTTGTATATACTATGTCTTTAATCCAACCACTAATCAATACGAAACAATTCCATCTGTGAAGCAAAGTCTTGTTGTAGATCATAACAATAACCCGTTCACGGGTCTTACAGTTCATCATCCAGCCTGTCCAACTGTCAAAAAAAGTCTTGTAGCAGTTCATAACAGTAACCCTTTCATGGGTCTTGCAGTTGATCCATCTGATTGTAAGCGTTACAAAGTCGTTTGCATATATCGTAACCCCGATCTAATGCAGTTACACGTTCTAATCTACTCGTCTGAGACCAAGAGATGGAAGATATCAGACGAAACGTTGGATATGCCTAAGAACATGCCTGATTTAACGGGCGGAGTGTATATGAATGGGGGGATTTATTGGTCTCCCATTGATAATCATGTCGATTCGTGGTATTGTTTTAAGTTGGACGTCGAAAAGTTTCAAAAGTTGGGATTACCATCTGATATGAAAACGGGGCGTTACCGCAAGCTATATGGTGGCAATGTATCGTCTGCTTATTACTTTGGGGAATCGAATGGTCGTTTATATTTGGTGGATGAATGTCGGGTCGAacgttttaaattaaacgtttatgAAAAGATGAACGATGGTTCGGGTTGGGTGGTTAAGTATCAAGTTGAGTTACGTCAATTTATGACTGAATTTCATGGGTATGATGGTAATGATAGGTTGGAAATTTTGGATATTGTTCGGGGTGAAGAAGAAAAGGATACATTTATGGTGGTGGAATTTAATGAGGTGATTAAAAGTTTTAAACTTTTCAACAAGAAGTTTAAGAAGTTGTTTATTGTACCAAGATACAATAATGATAGAAGAATCATTAGAAGTTATCGTTATGTTGTATAAAGTAAACTCACGTTTAATTTGAAATTTTTGAATTTTGTTGATTATTGGTAtggtttaaattttttttatctattttttttttttttgaactttgGGAATTTTATTAAAAAGAACATCAAACTTACAAAAGCAAAGAGCCCTCTAGCAAGAAGCTAGAAGGGCAAACAAGCAAATTACAATGGCATATTGAGCCACAAATTAAAATGATACTACTTCTATATTTTAATCTTGCAAGTTGCAACAACCGTATACAGGATTTTTAAATATCGAGAACCAATAAATTTCCAACGATCCCAACACCGATGTAATCAACGATAGCCTACCACCAATGGACATCAAAGATGCTTTCTAGTTAGATAGTCTTTTACGAAACTTATCTTCCATCAATCTCCAAGCATCAACACGATTCATGTTGGTGCCCATGGGCAACCCCAAATACGAAAACACATCCTCTCCTGGAGCACAATTAAGATCATTCGCAACTGAAGCAACCTCCATCTCATCAACCCCAATCCCATGGATTTTCGATTTAGACATATTAATTTTTAATCCAGACTGTAAAAAGAATTCATGTAACATTCGAAGGATGGAAGCGAGCTTGTTACCATGCCACTCAGAAAACAGTATAATATCATCCGCATACATCAAATGTGAAAGACGCACCCCTGACTGACCCACCCGCACTCCTTTAATCACCGATTTCTCAACTGCAGTTTTAATGGCCATATGGAGACCCTCCATGACGATTAAAAAAAGAAATGGGCTAAGTGGGTCGCCCTGTCTTAACCCTCTTTCTGACTTAAATTCCGGAGTTGGACTACCATTGACTAAGATCGACGCCCTTTGATCCTTAATACACATCATCACCCATTTCCTCTATTTCTCGCCAAAACCTAACGAGAGTAACATATTATCCAAATAACACCAAGAAACCGAATCGTACGCATTTTCAAAGTCGACTTTAAACATCTAACAATTGTAAATTATGTTTCCGGTACCATGACATAACTTCACCCCAGATCAACGGGCCATCAAGAATTTGCCTCCCTTTTATGAATGCCGATTGTTCATGACTGATAATCTTATCCATCACGCTACATAAACGATTAGCATGGATCTTCGTGATGATTTTGTATTGCATAGCAATTAATGAAATCGGTCAGTAATCCTTAACATATTATGGGGTTCGCCACTTTAGGAATAAGAGTGATGAATGCTGACTTCACGCCTCTAGGTAATGTACATGTCTCGAAAGCAGTGCCCACAGCAGCCACTTCATCTGATTTTAAGATATTCCAGAACTTTTTTAGAAACGAGAATGAAAAACCTCCGGACCTGGCGCTCTATCACCACCGCAGTCCCACACAGCTCGTCATATCTCCTCCTCATCCACATCCCTTTCAATATATGAGCACTCCACCGAACTTATTTTCACCTCGGTGCTAACAGGAATACACGCATTTTGTTCAGTAAAAACAACAAACTTCTCCTTATAATAGTCACAAAAACCTGTTTCACTTGATCCGGATTCGACCACAAAAAAACCGATTACATGTTTGGCTTGGGACATTTGAAACTCTCTTAGAAGGTGCATTTGGATATGACACGACTGCTTATTTGCTAAGAGGGGATTATTTTAGCACATTCGGTTTCTTCCTCTCCATGTATTAGACGAAATCAAGTAGCAACGCATATACATTCAAAACCTAGTTGTGGAGATTAACAAAGCCCAGAAAAATATGAAATCTCATGTAATTCAAACTCTCAATCGATTGGCAAATCAGTTATGCATTATACACCCTATTATCATACGAGTCTAACGAATTCTTTTCAAGGTTGAACGAAAAGCCAAGTGTTATTGGTGATTTTAGTGTAATGTAATAATCATTTTAGGTGATTGTGATTTACAAGAAAGTATGGGTAATCAACTT includes these proteins:
- the LOC139854086 gene encoding F-box protein At5g07610-like, with the protein product MSPVVRGLFYDDFYFPFDFKNRSNNLRPFRSPHGSRIVQSCNGLLLCCSETGSEQQRTCIYYVFNPTTNQYETIPSVKQSLVVDHNNNPFTGLTVHHPACPTVKKSLVAVHNSNPFMGLAVDPSDCKRYKVVCIYRNPDLMQLHVLIYSSETKRWKISDETLDMPKNMPDLTGGVYMNGGIYWSPIDNHVDSWYCFKLDVEKFQKLGLPSDMKTGRYRKLYGGNVSSAYYFGESNGRLYLVDECRVERFKLNVYEKMNDGSGWVVKYQVELRQFMTEFHGYDGNDRLEILDIVRGEEEKDTFMVVEFNEVIKSFKLFNKKFKKLFIVPRYNNDRRIIRSYRYVV